The Pirellulales bacterium region CCTCAAGTTTACCGACGGGCTGTTTTTGGAAACCTCGCGGCAAGTGGCTAACGAGTATCCCGATATCCAGTTCGAGGACCGGATTGTCGACAACATGTGCATGCAGCTTGTGCAAAAGCCGGAGCTGTACGATGTGCTGGTGCTGCCGAATCTATACGGAGACGTGCTGAGCGATCTGGCGGCCGGGCTGGTCGGCGGGTTGGGCGTCGCCCCCGGCGCGAACATCGGGCCGGAAGGGGCTGTGTTCGAGGCGACCCACGGCAGCGCCCCGAGATACAAAGGGCTGAACAAAGTGAACCCGACGGCCCTGATCCTCTCCGGCATGCTGATGCTCCGCCACCTCGGCGAACCAGCCGCCGCCGACCGGCTCGAAAACGCAGTCGCCGCCGTGATCTCCGAAGGCAAGCACGTCACCTACGACCTCAAGCCCCACCGCGACGACCCCACCGCCGTCGGCACGCAACAGATGGCGGAAGCGATCTGCGATGCGATCAAGAGTTAGGTGTTGATCAGGGAGGCGGAGCCAATCGGCGGCTGACGAGTCGGGTTCATAAATCGGTCCGCAGTACGCAAAGCGTGCTTGAACGTCCAGTCCCCAGCCTCTAATCCACACCGGCTTCAAATCTGATTTGACGGGTGCCATGGCCACTGCCCTGAGTGGCCATGCGCCACCGCGGTCATGCCCACGCCGAGCCGTGGGCATGGCACCCCAAAGTATCAATGCAGCATTGAAGCTCTACTAGCCCCCGATTTGAATCCTTCCAACTTCCGCGAGCTGGTTAGCGGGCGGCGCCGAGGCGCGGCGGCGGCGCTTCTGCGCGGTGCGCTGCGAGTCGCGGAGTTTCCGTACACATCTGCGATTCGCTGGCGGAATCGGCAATTCGATCGGGGGCGGAAAGCGATTGAACGAGCGGGCGTGCCGGTGGTGAGCGTGGGGAATCTAACACTCGGCGGCACCGGAAAGACGCCGCTGGTGGAATGGCTGGCCCGGTGGTTTCGCGCGCAGGACGTGCGAGTGGCAATCATCAGCCGCGGTTATGGTGCGGAGGCGGGGGCGCGGAACGATGAGGCGCTCGAATTGGAGCAGAGACTGCCCGACGTGCCGCACGTGCAGAACCCCGATCGCGTGGCAGCGGCGCGGATGGCGATCGAGGAGTTCGAGTCTCAGTTGATCTTGCTCGACGACGCCTTTCAGCATCGACGGATTCATCGCGATCTGGACGTCGTGCTGTTGGATGCGCTCGAGCCGTTCGGGTTCGGCCACGTCTTCCCGCGCGGCATGTTGCGCGAGCCGCTCTCGGGCTTGAGCCGGGCCGGCGTGGTCGCCCTCTCGCGAGCGAATCTGGTCGATGTAGCGAAGCGGGAGCGAATCAAGTCGGTCGTGCGGCGGAATGCGCCGGCGGCACTGTGGATCGAATGCGATCATGCGCCGCGGGGGCTGCAATCGGTCAGTGGGGTAACGGCGGAACTCAGTGCGCTGGCGGGCAAGCCGGTCGCTGCGTTCTGCGGGATCGGCAATCCGGATGGATTTCGGCGGACGCTCGAGCAGTGCGGGATTCAAGTGTCCGCGTTTCGCGAGTTTCCTGACCACTTCGCCTACCAGCGGGCCGACGTGGAATCGCTCTTGAACTGGGTGGCGGGTTTGTCCGTCGAAGCAGTGATCTGCACACAGAAAGACCTCGTCAAGTTGGGAATCGATCGCTTGGGTCCGCGGCCGCTATGGGCTTTCGCGATCAGCCTGCAAATCTCAACGGGCCAGTTGGCATTTGAATCTCGCTTGCAACAGATGCTGGCAATCGTCAAGCGATAGCTGCCAGTTTTTCGCGGCCGACGCTGCTAGCGTCGGCGACGACGGCACAAATTGCCGGAACGAATGAGGCGCACGAGGCGCTGCGACGCCCGACTGCTATTGGTTACCGCGCGCTAGCATTGGTATCCTTTCACCGCGTCTGAAGATATCCCGCCGCAAGCGGCGAGGCTAACGGGACCGACCTCAGACCTCCGATCCCCGACCCATGCTCACTGTCCTCATCCCGGCCAAGAACGAGCGGTTGAATATCCGCCCGTGCATCGAGTCGGCCCGGTCGATCGCCGACGAGATTCTCGTGGCCGATTCGGGTTCGACGGACGGCACTTTAGACATCGCGCGGGAGATGGGCTGCCGGATCGTCGAGCGCGAATTGGTCGATTTCTCCGATTTCAAGAATTGGGCAATCCCGCAGGCGAAGCATCCGTGGGTGTTGGTGCTCGATGCCGACGAACGGGTGACGCCCGAGCTGGCCGACGAAATCCGGCTGACCCTCGCCAATCCGCCGACGGAACTCGACGGTTATTGGATAGGCCGCGAGAACTATTTCATGGGGCAGCGAGTTCACCATTGCGGCTGGAACAGCGACGCCGTGTTTCGCCTGTTTCGCCGCGACGTGTGCCGCTACACCAATCGCCGCGTTCACGAAGCCGTCGCGGTCTCGCCCGGGCGTGACGGGCGGTTGGCGGCCAGGCTCCGGCACTACACGGTTTGGAACTACGATCGCTATCTGGCCAAGATGGCCCACTACACTCGTCTCGGCGCGATGGACCTGCACGACCGCGGCCGCCGCGCCGGCTTCGCCGGCATGTTCTTCCGCGTTCCGCTACGGTTCCTTCAGCTTTACATCTTCCGGCTGGGGTTTCTCGATGGGCTGACGGGATTGCAAATCTGCATGCTCACGGCCTTCACCGGTTTCTTGAAACAAGCGCGCCTCTGGGAAATCGACCACGCCCTGCCGCAGCCCGACCCCGAGGCGGAGCGAGAGCGACGCGCGGCATGATTAAAAATGCGTATGCCTGATATCGAGATCGCCATCTCCGTCACAACCTATCAGAAGCCGTGGCATCTGCGGCGGGCGTTGGCGTCGATCGCTGGGCAGCAAGGAGTCGACGGCAAGTTCGAGGTGGTGGTCACCGACGATGGCTCGACCGATGAAACGCCTCAGATTGTCGAGCGGTTTCGCCGCGGGGTCGATTTCCCGGTCCATTTCACGACTCACGAGCGCGCCGCCTTTCAAGTCTCGCGTTGCCGCAACGAAGGTGCGCGCGCCACAACGGCGCCGTATCTGCTTTTCGTCGATGGCGATTGCGTTTTACCGCCGGACCATTTGGCGATTCATCTAGCGCGCCGGCGACCCGGTCGAGCGATGCTCGGCGATTGCTATCGGATCGAAAAGGAAGTTTCGGAGACGCTGACCGAAGCCGGGGCGCAGCGCGGCGAATTCCTTGCCTGGCACGTCAACGGCGAGCGAGAGCGCCATGCCCGCCAACACCGCAAGGCCCGGCTATATGGTTTTCTGCGGCATTCACGGAAGCCGAAGCTGGTCGGCAATAATGTTGGCGTTTGGCGAAGCGATTTCGAGCGAGTCAACGGCTTCGACGAGAATTTCTGCGGCTGGGGACAGGAGGACGACGATCTGGGACTGCGGCTGCGCCGGGCCGGCGTGCGGCTCGATTCGATCCTCCATTGGACGCGGTCGTATCATCTTTGGCATCCGCGCGATCCCACCTCAACTTCCGCTTGGCGCGAGGGGACCAATGTGCCGTATTTCCTCCGCCGCGGTCAATTGACCCGTTGCCGCAACGGGCTGGTGAAACGACCGATCGCCGATTTGGCGATTCAAATCATCGGCAGATCCGCGGCGGACGAGCGCCTGGCTGAGTTGATGCAACCTATCGGCAGGGCGCTGACCGAGCGCCTCGCTCAAGCAGCGGCCGTGCGAACGCGGCCGGAGGTTGAGATTCTCGCACTTCCGGGCGCGGGGCAATTCAGCGGCCGCGCCGAATTCCAAATGCTCGTGCTTCTCGACAACGTCACGCCCAGCGCGCAAGTGCTGCGACAGGCCAATTTGATCGTCTCGGATTGCAGGCTGGCCGATCTAAACGGCACGCGGCAGTTTGGGCTAAACGAATTCGACCGAGCGCTCGACGCGATCGCGTGACACATTTTGTCGTAGTGGCACCCCACGATCACGCGCCCAGCCAATCAGTCGCGGAGCGCACCTCGACTCGCGGAATCACGAGTTCGCGCGGCACGAGGGCGGGCCAATAGGCGAACACTGGGCGGACGGCGCTGCGGCCGCTTGCGTACCCCGCCAGGCCAGGCGGACCGCTGGTGATGAGCGGGGCGAATTCGGCCGCGAACCGTTCGACCGCCTCGCGGCGCGGGTCGCGCGCAGCAACACGAAGCACCACCTCCCGCAAACCCGCGCGCAGCGGCTGCAATCCGGGCACGCCGTCGCCCGAGC contains the following coding sequences:
- the lpxK gene encoding tetraacyldisaccharide 4'-kinase, which gives rise to MPTPSRGHGTPKYQCSIEALLAPDLNPSNFRELVSGRRRGAAAALLRGALRVAEFPYTSAIRWRNRQFDRGRKAIERAGVPVVSVGNLTLGGTGKTPLVEWLARWFRAQDVRVAIISRGYGAEAGARNDEALELEQRLPDVPHVQNPDRVAAARMAIEEFESQLILLDDAFQHRRIHRDLDVVLLDALEPFGFGHVFPRGMLREPLSGLSRAGVVALSRANLVDVAKRERIKSVVRRNAPAALWIECDHAPRGLQSVSGVTAELSALAGKPVAAFCGIGNPDGFRRTLEQCGIQVSAFREFPDHFAYQRADVESLLNWVAGLSVEAVICTQKDLVKLGIDRLGPRPLWAFAISLQISTGQLAFESRLQQMLAIVKR
- a CDS encoding glycosyltransferase family 2 protein: MLTVLIPAKNERLNIRPCIESARSIADEILVADSGSTDGTLDIAREMGCRIVERELVDFSDFKNWAIPQAKHPWVLVLDADERVTPELADEIRLTLANPPTELDGYWIGRENYFMGQRVHHCGWNSDAVFRLFRRDVCRYTNRRVHEAVAVSPGRDGRLAARLRHYTVWNYDRYLAKMAHYTRLGAMDLHDRGRRAGFAGMFFRVPLRFLQLYIFRLGFLDGLTGLQICMLTAFTGFLKQARLWEIDHALPQPDPEAERERRAA
- a CDS encoding glycosyltransferase, with protein sequence MPDIEIAISVTTYQKPWHLRRALASIAGQQGVDGKFEVVVTDDGSTDETPQIVERFRRGVDFPVHFTTHERAAFQVSRCRNEGARATTAPYLLFVDGDCVLPPDHLAIHLARRRPGRAMLGDCYRIEKEVSETLTEAGAQRGEFLAWHVNGERERHARQHRKARLYGFLRHSRKPKLVGNNVGVWRSDFERVNGFDENFCGWGQEDDDLGLRLRRAGVRLDSILHWTRSYHLWHPRDPTSTSAWREGTNVPYFLRRGQLTRCRNGLVKRPIADLAIQIIGRSAADERLAELMQPIGRALTERLAQAAAVRTRPEVEILALPGAGQFSGRAEFQMLVLLDNVTPSAQVLRQANLIVSDCRLADLNGTRQFGLNEFDRALDAIA